A DNA window from Helianthus annuus cultivar XRQ/B chromosome 15, HanXRQr2.0-SUNRISE, whole genome shotgun sequence contains the following coding sequences:
- the LOC110911876 gene encoding uncharacterized protein LOC110911876, with product MAKKKATMTLKDFHGGSIPSDLSLPSAPGETVRPLNHVGFDRQSSWTNPMGRQDHRLRPGSAGAVRTYDDKTPFLAHNVQIGRNFDEDERKPLDGGSAPRRTVSDENIRGGTVVPVRQEPKSDYPLAGNVPARPATTPLSQFTGGSTGGSFAARFSEAANVSSGTSRSYVKSEVGSLGPSNSNVGVESKIRGPSPNAWGPRKVAVGISESVAASWSAPDAATKLAHASALEKVSSGRWLSNQHKQIDVEVIRHPEPEAKIQSKGNTHSTFSYGSADVSGGRSSSMNDRLPMARTSTHSDGVQVQPSHGGVTLGGPESTERPKLKLLPRSKPVDSIEPLVAYKQTMPQSGELVTRSDTYGNVNSSVHNLAGLDDANQVSERPRVNLKPRLQSLEQIERNTERERNAVFGGARPRELVLKERGVDDVAVTQDMIQSPNRMKKDITRAENPPMNPTVTSRQNGKSEPFDHHRTGKTIDRREAEKSDAQRRSNWRNDNRKSSRDLEQQQERPPSPETWRKPVDPEPSAGPRYGKAASAVELAQAFSKSVSDPKVVAIDRFSSQRGLPGQAQIPFSRLTSQPATRSHINGH from the exons ATGGCGAAGAAGAAAGCTACGATGACTCTCAAAGACTTCCATGGcggttcaattccttctgatctcTCTCTCCCCTCCGCTCCTGGCGA AACTGTGAGGCCTTTAAATCATGTTGGATTTGATCGCCAATCTTCGTGGACAAATCCTATGGGAAGACAAGATCACAGACTACGACCAGGTTCAGCTGGTGCTGTAAGAACTTATGATGATAAGACCCCATTTCTAGCTCACAATGTGCAAATTGGGCGTAACTTTGATGAAGATGAACGAAAGCCATTGGATGGGGGGTCCGCACCTCGTCGCACAGTGAGTGATGAAAATATTCGTGGTGGTACTGTTGTGCCTGTTCGCCAGGAGCCAAAATCTGATTACCCGTTGGCGGGGAACGTACCAGCTCGACCTGCAACCACCCCACTTTCTCAGTTTACAGGTGGTAGTACGGGGGGTTCTTTTGCAGCCAGGTTTAGTGAAGCAGCTAATGTTAGTAGTGGTACTAGTAGGTCTTATGTTAAAAGTGAAGTGGGATCATTGGGTCCAAGTAACTCAAATGTGGGTGTTGAAAGTAAAATAAGGGGGCCGTCTCCAAATGCATGGGGTCCTAGGAAAGTGGCTGTTGGGATTTCAGAGTCTGTTGCGGCTTCTTGGTCTGCTCCTGATGCTGCAACCAAGTTAGCCCATGCAAGTGCACTCGAGAAGGTATCTTCAGGTCGTTGGCTTTCAAACCAACATAAACAGATAGATGTAGAGGTCATCAGACATCCTGAGCCTGAAGCTAAAATACAATCTAAAGGAAATACACACTCCACATTTTCTTACGGTTCAGCAGATGTTTCGGGTGGCAGGAGTTCGAGCATGAACGACAGGTTGCCAATGGCTAGAACTTCTACGCATTCGGATGGTGTTCAAGTTCAGCCATCTCATGGTGGGGTAACACTTGGTGGACCAGAGTCGACTGAGCGGCCCAAGTTGAAGTTACTTCCGAGGTCTAAACCAGTTGACAGTATTGAACCACTTGTAGCTTATAAGCAG ACTATGCCACAGTCAGGGGAGTTAGTTACTAGAAGTGACACTTATGGAAATGTGAATTCTTCGGTACATAACTTAGCTGGACTAGACGATGCTAATCAGGTATCTGAGCGACCAAGAGTGAACTTAAAGCCGCGGCTACAGTCTCTTGAACAAATTGAAAGAAATACCGAAAGAGAAAG GAACGCCGTATTTGGTGGTGCTCGCCCGCGGGAATTG GTTCTGAAGGAGCGGGGGGTCGATGATGTTGCTGTTACTCAAGACATGATCCAATCTCCTAATAG GATGAAAAAGGACATTACTAGGGCCGAGAACCCGCCCATGAACCCAACCGTCACCTCACGTCAAAACGGGAAATCTGAACCATTTGATCATCATAGAACCGGAAAGACCATTGACAGGCGAGAAGCAGAAAAATCAGATGCTCAAAGAAGAAGCAACTGGAGAAACGACAACCGCAAGAGCAGCAGGGACCTCGAACAGCAACAGGAAAGACCGCCTTCACCAGAAACCTGGCGCAAACCTGTGGACCCTGAACCATCAGCTGGACCTCGTTATGGAAAAGCAGCTTCAGCGGTTGAGCTGGCCCAGGCCTTCTCGAAATCGGTGTCTGATCCAAAGGTAGTAGCCATTGATCGTTTCTCTAGCCAGAGAGGTCTTCCCGGTCAGGCACAGATTCCATTTTCTCGGCTAACCAGCCAACCCGCCACTAGATCTCATATCAATGGACACTGA